One Acropora palmata chromosome 2, jaAcrPala1.3, whole genome shotgun sequence genomic window carries:
- the LOC141873863 gene encoding uncharacterized protein LOC141873863, with protein MGQCFTPDCNHQSESHTCKFFLFPNQKKKPEEYHRWIRLLRRADREPSKFSKVCSCHFRDGKKSAGPEIFKRNADKLFPSERNDSQKKKKKVKSSEVNDVMTIIAAAVQSSEETLNVSTSTSTEQIILEAELDLTKQELNYHQEAKQYLRTHYSVLVLSPEVIRMETGLPTKEIFNIVVDHTAKVKDSISYYAGWKVESIAFEDQIFITLMKLRQNYTNLHLAQLFSCSVGTISNIVTTFVHILHKLFFEDIMTTIPSRNKNKVCSPSSFSQYSSCRIVIDCTDIEVATPSLMSQQNATYSSYRGMNSFKVLTGVAPNGVLTYISSLYPGSISDKEIVQQSGLLNHLVPGDLILADKGFLIQDIVPSGVSVNIPPFLEHGKFTESEVKVTKSIARCRIHVERANARLKDFKILGFVPPYLRSYIDKVFQLCAAIVNLQFPLIKEGCEGTDFD; from the exons ATGGGGCAATGCTTCACTCCTGATTGCAACCATCAATCGGAATCCCATACCTGCAAGTTCTTTCTCTttccaaaccaaaaaaagaaaccggAGGAATATCATCGCTGGATTCGCTTGTTGAG GAGGGCTGACAGAGAACcaagcaaattttcaaaggttTGCAGTTGCCACTTCAGAGATGGAAAGAAATCTGCAGGACCTGAAATTTTTAAGCGCAATGCCGATAAATTGTTTCCTTCAGAAAGAAACGACtcacagaagaagaagaaaaaggttaAGTCATCTGAAGTCAATGATGTAATGACAATCATTGCTGCAGCTGTACAGTCTTCAGAGGAAACACTGAATGTAAGCACCTCAACTTCAACTGAGCAAATAATCTTGGAGGCAGAACTGGACTTGACAAAACAAGAGCTGAATTATCATCAAGAGGCTAAGCAGTACCTGAGAACACACTACTCTGTTTTGGTGTTGAGCCCAGAAGTCATCAGGATGGAAACTGGTCTGCCTACCAAAGAGATCTTTAATATTGTAGTGGATCACACGGCTAAAGTTAAAGATTCCATATCCTACTATGCTGGATGGAAAGTTGAATCTATAGCATTTGAAGATCAAATCTTCATAACACTGATGAAGTTACGGCAAAACTACACCAATCTGCACCTTGCCCAGCTTTTTTCTTGCAGTGTTGGAACAATTTCAAACATAGTCACAACATTTGTACACATCCTCCACAAACTATTTTTTGAAGACATTATGACAACAATCCCATCCAGGAACAAAAACAAGGTGTGCTCACCATCATCCTTTTCACAGTATTCAAGTTGCAGAATTGTCATAGATTGTACTGACATTGAAGTGGCCACGCCAAGCCTAATGAGTCAGCAAAATGCCACTTATTCAAGCTACCGAGGGATGAATTCTTTCAAAGTTTTGACAGGAGTAGCACCAAATGGAGTGTTGACCTACATTAGTAGCCTCTACCCAGGATCTATCTCTGACAAGGAAATTGTCCAACAGTCTGGTCTTTTAAACCACTTGGTTCCTGGTGATCTCATACTGGCAGACAAGGGATTTCTCATTCAAGACATTGTTCCCAGTGGTGTGTCTGTAAATATACCGCCTTTTCTTGAACACGGCAAATTTACTGAAAGTGAGGTGAAGGTGACTAAGTCAATTGCTAGATGCCGCATACATGTTGAGAGGGCTAATGCAAGGCtcaaagatttcaaaattctaGGTTTTGTCCCCCCTTATTTAAGGTCTTATATAGACAAAGTATTTCAGTTGTGCGCAGCTATTGTTAATTTGCAGTTCCCTTTGATTAAAGAAGGCTGCGAAGGAACTGATTTTGACTGA
- the LOC141873867 gene encoding DBH-like monooxygenase protein 2 homolog, with protein sequence MKVNCMIAAVVVFAVFCFAVNDVRAHMHNMMKYASVMSTDGKYQLQWAYNNETGMLYFKTKCQSTDGWCGVGFADNAVNPTGKNMENFDIAIGGFTDVGYVWDFWSTSKTQPTLDTMQDVTLMAASQMNGYTMVEFKRPANSSDTDQDVAITNDTKVWIMFGSAVSDITNNSTFSQHDVRQLLPMTYNLIAMAMDAAAATDPPVTTASGTNSMPSSVSAIVSTAAIVPATAAIVPTTTASATKCGGSHSVFSIIIVSIARFVFSS encoded by the exons ATGAAAGTCAACTGTATGATCGCTGCCGTCGTGGTTTTTGCCGTCTTCTGTTTTGCTGTGAATGATGTCCGTGCCCATATGCACAACATGATGAAGTACGCGAGTGTCATGTCCACCGATGGGAAGTATCAGTTGCAATGGGCCTACAACAACGAAACTGGAATGTTGTACTTCAAAACGAAATGCCAAAGCACTGATGGTTGGTGTGGAGTGGGTTTCGCTGACAACGCAGTGAATCCAACTGGGAAAAATATGGAGAACTTCGATATTGCCATTGGTGGATTTACTGATGTTGGGTATGTTTGG GATTTTTGGAGTACCTCAAAGACCCAACCAACTCTAGACACAATGCAAGACGTGACACTAATGGCTGCTAGTCAAATGAACGGCTATACGATGGTGGAATTCAAACGACCAGCAAACTCCAGTGACACTGATCAGGATGTGGCAATAACG AATGATACTAAAGTTTGGATCATGTTCGGTTCAGCCGTCTCAGATATCACCAACAATAGTACGTTTTCACAGCATGATGTCAGGCAGTTGCTACCGATGACGTACAACCTGATTGCCATGGCGATGGACGCTGCAGCAGCTACAGACCCCCCAGTCACAACAGCTTCGGGAACAAACAGTATGCCCTCATCAGTGTCAGCAATAGTGTCAACAGCTGCCATAGTTCCCGCAACAGCTGCCATAGTTCCCACAACCACAGCTTCAGCAACCAAGTGCGGTGGATCACACTCTGTTTTCTCTATTATCATCGTTTCAATTGCAcgctttgttttttcttcctaA